The DNA window CCCGTTTCAGTAGTCGGGCAACCTGGAACAGGCTGAAAGAGCTGAACAGCATTTCAATGCCGACAATGGTGGTCACCAACACCACCGACGTCACGGGGTCGGCGCTCAGCAGCAGCCAGGCAATCGCCAAATCCAGAACGCCAATCACCAATTGCAACCAGCTTCCTTTAACTTCACGCAGCTTATAGCCGGCGATCAGACGAGCAATCCCACCCAGCGCAAACAAGGCGGCGAGATAAATTGCCATGGCGAAAATGCCCACCGCCGGGTTGGTGATAAAAACGTAGCCGATAATCAGGTAAGCCACCCCGAGCAGAATGCCGCCGATCATCGGCCAGGTATTTTGCAACCGGTTGGCAACCATGGCGAAAATCAGACCGAATCCACTCAGCAACAAGAAAATCCCCACGACCATACTGATCGCCGCGCCGGAGGCGAAGGGGCTGAACAGGCAGAAAAGGCCGCCCAATAACAGCAGTAGCGAGATGATTAACAGCGGGGTGCGTTGTTTCTTTAGGCTCTGTTCGTCGATGTTCAACGAATGAAGATGATTCATATTTAGCATGATGTAACTCCCTTGTTTTGAATGTCCTGTACTGTTCACCACTGAGTATAGTGGAACACGCCGCCTTGAGGATGATGCATGGCTGCGGTGTTTTTCCTCCGGTACCAAAAAGAGCCTCGCAGGTGGATTACATAAGGTTTTTCATGGCATACGTGCCAGAATAGAGATAAAACCGATGCCGCTATGCTGACCGAGATAATAGATATCCGATGATGGCTCCTTCCCGCTTACTGAAATTTCTGCTGCCTTATCTTTGGCCTAAAGATAACCCTAAACTGCGTTATTACCTGGTTATTGCCTTTGCTTTCATGGTGATATCCAAGGTCAGTATCACGCTGGTGCCGCTGGCATACAAAGCGATGATCGACGCCCTGAGTGGCGAAACCGCCAAAATGCTGGCCATCCCCATAGGATTGATTTTGGCCTATGGCGTCGCCCGCATCGGTGGGGCGTTATTTGAAGAGCTGCGCAACGTGATGTTTGTGCATGTCAGCCAGAATGCCACCCGATTACTGGGGCTGCGGGTTTTCAGACAGTTGCACGCGCTGAGCCTGCGCTTTCACCTGGAGCGCCAAACCGGCGGGTTATCGTTATCGATCGAACGCGGTACCCAGGCGGTGGCAACGGTGCTTTCGCGGCTGCTGTTCTCCATTTTCCCCATTTTGTTCGAAATCACCCTGGTCGCGGTGATCATGTGGCATCTGTTAAACGGTTGGTTTGCACTGGCCATTTTGCTGACGGTCGGCTGCTATATCCTGTTTACCGTGATGGCGGTCAGTTGGCGTAGCCGCTTTCGGCGCGAGCTTAATCAGGCGAATGCCGATGCCAATACCAAATCTATCGACAGCCTGCTCAATTATGAGACGGTAAAATACTTCGGTAACGAAGACTTCGAGGCCGAGCGTTTTAATATGTCGCGCCGGCTGTATGAATATGCCGCCATCAAGAACCAGTTCAGTTTTACCGCTCTGAACCTCGGGCAAACTGCCATTATTTCCATCGGCCTGATCGTGATGATGGCGATGGCGGCGCAGGGCATTGTGCAAGGGCGCATGACGATTGGTGACTTTGTATTGGTGAATGCCTATCTGCTGCAACTCTATCAGCCGCTGAATTTCTTCGGTTTTATTTATGCAGAAGTCAG is part of the Serratia quinivorans genome and encodes:
- the hdeD gene encoding acid-resistance membrane protein: MLNMNHLHSLNIDEQSLKKQRTPLLIISLLLLLGGLFCLFSPFASGAAISMVVGIFLLLSGFGLIFAMVANRLQNTWPMIGGILLGVAYLIIGYVFITNPAVGIFAMAIYLAALFALGGIARLIAGYKLREVKGSWLQLVIGVLDLAIAWLLLSADPVTSVVLVTTIVGIEMLFSSFSLFQVARLLKRA
- a CDS encoding Putative multidrug export ATP-binding/permease protein SAV1866 → MMAPSRLLKFLLPYLWPKDNPKLRYYLVIAFAFMVISKVSITLVPLAYKAMIDALSGETAKMLAIPIGLILAYGVARIGGALFEELRNVMFVHVSQNATRLLGLRVFRQLHALSLRFHLERQTGGLSLSIERGTQAVATVLSRLLFSIFPILFEITLVAVIMWHLLNGWFALAILLTVGCYILFTVMAVSWRSRFRRELNQANADANTKSIDSLLNYETVKYFGNEDFEAERFNMSRRLYEYAAIKNQFSFTALNLGQTAIISIGLIVMMAMAAQGIVQGRMTIGDFVLVNAYLLQLYQPLNFFGFIYAEVRQALIDMENMFDLLQEEQEIVDRPDAKALHLAAGEVSFDSVSFGYDARRPILKNVSFTIPAGNTVAVVGASGAGKSTLSRLLFRFYDVSGGSVSIDGQDIRSLKQASLRAAIGIVPQDTVLFNDTLGYNIGYGKTGSSQDEIERAARLAHIHEFIVSLPDGYQTRVGERGLKLSGGEKQRVAIARTILKNPAILVFDEATSALDTQTEREIQSHLREVSRDHTTLVIAHRLSTVVDADEIIVLEAGEIVERGRHEALLAANGRYAAMWQNQYNDEQQP